In Ardenticatenales bacterium, a single genomic region encodes these proteins:
- a CDS encoding DNA-directed RNA polymerase subunit beta: MPQRTLKSYARTKAPLELPRLIDVQLESFMTFRDESLAELFEEISPITSYNGNLELYFPCSLPAVKDFNLSYWFGEPKYSVEECVERDMSYSAPLYVKVLLYSTDLDQPIVQDIFMGDFPLMTDAGTFIINGTERVVVSQLIRSPGAYFEIQEERATGRPLAMGKLIPDRGAWMEFETRKTDYLTVKFNRKRTVPITLFLRAMAAVDDGLGNHLLKTGSDQELLDLFAHVDTNGEHLYIQGSIEQEPPWEPDRSLPEQALIEFYKRMRPGDPPTLDNAQQYLYEQLYDKRRYDLARVGRYKLNKKLGLHDLVPLEHRTITQYDIVRLVEHMIQINNGIEGADDIDHLGNRRVKTVGELLQAKLRVGLRRMERVVKERMSIRESDTITPVALINIRPVVAAIREFFGSSQLSQFMEQANPLAELTHKRTLSALGPGGLRRERAGFEVRDVHHSHYGRICPIETPEGPNIGLIGRLASYGRVNKYGFIETPYLRVRKTIVGDDPDMINHDAFVDIMDADGNVLVAAGETITEDAFARIKEANLPEVKVRPFLTDDLVYMSADEEDPFTIAQLGAQIDDRGQFMENRISVRRNQQFRFSSVERVDYVDVAPRQIVGVSAALIPFLEHDDANRALMGSNMQRQAVPLLDPDVPIVSTGMEQQAAMNSGQVVVAAEPGEVLRVTGDEVVVLGENGPRNYRLRKYNRSNQSTCIDQHPVVNKGQRIEVNDVLADSSSTENGELALGQDVVVAFLSWEGGNFEDAILVSERMVYNDKFTSIHIEKHEVEARDTKLGPEEITYDIPNVSEDALKDLDERGIIRIGADVKANDILVGKITPKGEKELSPEEKLLRAIFGDKAREVKDSSLRLPHGARGKVVDVQVFNRQQDRDLPAGVETMVRVSIAQRRKISQGDKMAGRHGNKGVISKIVPVEDMPFLADGTPVDIILSPIGVPGRMNLGQILETHLGWAAHRLDFRAITPVFDGANEREIAAELGRAWLMDHAWTIVTDWAWDWLKEMHRHQDDLYDDREARNMFVSAWLGELGYDVERLQSDRTYARYSVAREWLQTQGWTPEDVFPATTLSKQAWRPTNEKTIEVCVREWYAWILGKYGEWLPESLILDAYAAPLDALVEKSNDVTYHTGIPLPTRGKEKLFDGKTGESFDQPVTVGIIHMLKLAHLVEDKVHARSTGPYSLVTQQPLGGKAQFGGQRFGEMEVWALEAYGAAHTLQEMLTVKSDDVQGRVKTYESIVKNEPIEEPGVPASFRVLVKELQSLGLAVEAVTDSGDVIHFGKEDDNRQRQYVGTGLMDLARRNH; this comes from the coding sequence ATGCCACAAAGGACTCTCAAGAGCTACGCACGTACCAAAGCCCCACTGGAACTACCTCGCTTAATCGACGTTCAGCTCGAATCCTTCATGACCTTTCGCGATGAAAGTCTGGCGGAACTTTTCGAGGAGATTTCGCCCATCACGAGCTATAACGGGAATCTGGAACTTTATTTTCCATGCTCACTGCCGGCAGTGAAGGATTTCAATCTCAGCTACTGGTTTGGCGAACCGAAGTACAGCGTGGAAGAATGCGTGGAACGAGACATGAGCTACTCCGCGCCGTTGTATGTGAAGGTACTGTTGTACAGCACGGACCTGGACCAGCCCATCGTGCAAGATATTTTCATGGGCGATTTTCCGTTGATGACGGATGCCGGCACGTTCATCATCAACGGCACTGAACGCGTCGTCGTCAGCCAGCTTATCCGCTCCCCCGGCGCCTATTTTGAAATCCAGGAAGAACGCGCCACGGGCCGTCCCCTGGCCATGGGCAAACTCATCCCCGACCGCGGTGCGTGGATGGAATTTGAAACACGCAAAACCGACTACCTCACCGTCAAATTCAACCGCAAGCGCACCGTCCCCATCACCCTCTTCCTGCGGGCCATGGCCGCCGTGGATGACGGTCTGGGCAACCACCTGCTCAAAACCGGTTCCGACCAGGAACTCCTCGACCTCTTCGCCCACGTAGACACCAACGGCGAACACCTCTACATCCAGGGCAGCATTGAGCAAGAACCCCCGTGGGAACCCGACCGCTCCCTGCCCGAACAGGCCCTGATTGAGTTCTACAAGCGGATGCGCCCCGGCGATCCGCCCACGCTGGACAACGCGCAGCAATACCTGTATGAACAGTTGTACGACAAGCGCCGCTACGACCTTGCCCGCGTCGGACGCTATAAGCTCAACAAGAAACTGGGCCTGCACGATCTGGTGCCACTAGAGCATCGCACCATCACCCAGTACGACATCGTGCGCCTGGTTGAACACATGATTCAGATCAACAACGGCATCGAAGGGGCGGACGACATCGACCACCTGGGCAATCGGCGCGTGAAGACGGTGGGTGAGCTACTGCAAGCCAAACTGCGCGTCGGGCTGCGCCGCATGGAGCGCGTTGTCAAGGAACGCATGTCCATTCGGGAATCCGACACCATCACGCCCGTGGCCTTGATCAACATTCGCCCCGTGGTGGCCGCCATCCGCGAATTCTTCGGCAGCTCCCAGTTGAGCCAGTTCATGGAACAGGCCAATCCGCTGGCGGAATTGACGCACAAACGCACCCTCTCCGCACTGGGGCCTGGCGGTCTGCGCCGCGAGCGCGCCGGCTTCGAAGTGCGCGACGTGCATCACAGCCACTATGGGCGCATCTGCCCCATTGAAACGCCGGAAGGCCCGAACATTGGCCTCATTGGCCGTCTGGCCAGCTACGGGCGCGTCAACAAATACGGCTTCATCGAAACCCCCTACCTGCGCGTGCGCAAAACGATTGTCGGCGATGACCCGGACATGATCAACCATGATGCTTTTGTGGACATCATGGACGCCGACGGCAACGTGCTGGTGGCGGCCGGCGAGACGATCACCGAGGACGCCTTTGCGCGCATCAAAGAAGCCAACCTTCCCGAAGTCAAGGTGCGCCCCTTCCTCACCGACGATCTGGTTTATATGTCCGCCGATGAAGAAGACCCGTTTACCATTGCCCAGCTAGGCGCGCAGATTGATGATCGCGGCCAATTCATGGAAAACCGCATCTCCGTGCGGCGCAATCAGCAATTCCGTTTCTCCTCCGTGGAGCGCGTGGATTACGTGGACGTGGCTCCGCGCCAGATCGTGGGCGTCTCCGCTGCACTCATCCCCTTCCTGGAACACGACGACGCCAACCGCGCCCTCATGGGTTCCAACATGCAGCGCCAGGCCGTCCCCCTCCTCGACCCAGACGTCCCTATCGTCAGCACCGGCATGGAGCAGCAAGCCGCCATGAACTCCGGGCAGGTCGTCGTCGCCGCGGAACCGGGCGAAGTGCTGCGCGTCACCGGAGACGAAGTCGTGGTTCTGGGGGAGAACGGACCGCGCAACTATCGCCTGCGCAAATACAATCGTTCCAACCAGAGTACGTGCATTGACCAGCACCCGGTTGTCAATAAAGGGCAGCGCATCGAAGTGAACGATGTGCTGGCGGACAGCTCCTCGACGGAAAATGGCGAACTGGCGCTGGGGCAGGATGTGGTTGTCGCTTTCCTTTCCTGGGAAGGCGGCAATTTTGAGGACGCTATCCTGGTCAGCGAGCGCATGGTGTATAATGACAAATTCACGTCGATCCACATAGAAAAGCATGAAGTGGAGGCGCGCGACACCAAGCTGGGGCCGGAAGAAATCACGTATGATATTCCCAACGTCAGTGAAGATGCGCTGAAAGACCTGGATGAACGCGGCATTATTCGCATCGGCGCGGATGTGAAGGCGAATGATATTCTCGTCGGCAAGATTACGCCCAAAGGCGAGAAGGAGTTAAGCCCGGAAGAAAAATTGCTGCGGGCGATCTTCGGCGACAAGGCGCGCGAAGTGAAGGACTCCAGCCTGCGGTTGCCCCATGGTGCGCGGGGCAAGGTTGTGGATGTGCAGGTGTTCAATCGGCAGCAGGATCGAGATTTGCCGGCAGGCGTGGAAACCATGGTCCGCGTCAGCATCGCCCAACGGCGCAAAATCTCGCAGGGTGACAAAATGGCCGGTCGGCACGGAAACAAAGGGGTTATTTCCAAGATTGTGCCCGTGGAAGACATGCCTTTCCTGGCTGACGGCACGCCCGTGGACATTATTCTCAGTCCCATCGGTGTTCCTGGCCGTATGAACCTGGGACAGATATTGGAGACCCACCTGGGTTGGGCCGCGCATCGGCTGGATTTTCGGGCCATTACGCCCGTTTTTGACGGAGCCAATGAGCGAGAAATCGCCGCGGAATTGGGCCGCGCCTGGTTGATGGACCACGCCTGGACTATCGTCACGGATTGGGCATGGGATTGGCTGAAGGAGATGCACCGTCACCAGGACGACCTGTATGACGACCGCGAAGCGCGCAACATGTTTGTGTCCGCGTGGCTGGGCGAACTCGGCTATGACGTAGAGCGGCTGCAATCTGATCGCACCTACGCCCGTTATTCGGTGGCCCGCGAATGGCTACAAACGCAAGGATGGACCCCGGAAGATGTGTTCCCGGCGACCACGTTGAGCAAGCAGGCGTGGCGCCCGACCAACGAAAAGACCATCGAAGTTTGCGTGCGTGAGTGGTATGCCTGGATTTTGGGCAAATATGGCGAATGGTTGCCTGAATCACTGATTTTGGATGCGTACGCAGCGCCCCTGGATGCCCTGGTAGAGAAATCAAATGACGTCACGTATCACACAGGCATTCCCCTGCCCACCCGTGGCAAGGAAAAGCTGTTTGATGGCAAGACGGGCGAGTCGTTTGACCAGCCGGTTACAGTGGGAATCATTCACATGCTTAAGCTGGCGCACCTGGTCGAAGACAAGGTACACGCTCGCTCCACGGGGCCGTACTCCCTGGTGACACAGCAGCCGTTGGGCGGCAAGGCACAGTTCGGCGGGCAGCGTTTCGGCGAAATGGAAGTGTGGGCGCTGGAGGCGTATGGCGCCGCGCACACGCTGCAAGAAATGCTCACTGTAAAATCGGACGACGTGCAAGGGCGCGTCAAGACGTATGAGTCCATTGTTAAGAACGAGCCGATTGAAGAACCGGGCGTGCCGGCATCTTTCCGCGTCCTCGTTAAAGAATTGCAAAGCCTCGGCCTCGCCGTTGAAGCTGTCACGGACAGCGGTGACGTCATTCACTTTGGTAAAGAAGACGACAACCGGCAACGGCAATACGTCGGCACCGGCCTCATGGACCTGGCGCGACGCAATCATTAG
- the rpsJ gene encoding 30S ribosomal protein S10 codes for MMAQRIRIRLKAYDHRVLDQSAKRIVGTAERTGARVLGPVPLPTRIERFTVRRSTFIDKDSHEHFEIRTHKRLIDVINPDSKTIDTLMRLNLPAGVDIEISI; via the coding sequence ATTATGGCTCAAAGAATACGAATTCGCTTGAAGGCTTACGATCACCGCGTTCTGGACCAATCGGCCAAGCGCATTGTGGGAACAGCAGAACGCACAGGGGCGCGCGTGTTGGGTCCGGTGCCGCTGCCGACGCGCATTGAGCGTTTTACGGTGCGGCGCAGTACGTTTATCGACAAGGACTCTCATGAGCACTTCGAGATTCGCACGCACAAGCGATTGATCGATGTGATCAATCCCGATTCTAAGACGATTGACACGTTGATGCGTTTGAATTTGCCGGCAGGCGTTGATATTGAGATTTCCATTTAA
- the fusA gene encoding elongation factor G yields MRYPLERVRNIGIIAHIDAGKTTTTERILYYTGVIHRMGEVHEGTATMDHMVQEQERGITITSAATTTFWLDHQVNIIDTPGHIDFTAEVQRSLRVLDGGIVVFDAVAGVQPQSETVWRQANDYGVPRICFINKMDRVGADFDRAVGMIRDRLKGNPIPVHFPLGAESDFYAVVDLLSMEAIEWHEDDLGAHPVVVPIPEEFEEAAAIAHAQLVESIVELDDELMMRYLEEEPIAADELKAALRAATLRGVATPVLCGTALRNKGIQEVLDAVVDYLPSPLDVPPMQGVNPVTDAPEDRIPSDDAPFSALVFKIVTDPYVGRLAYFRVYSGTVAVGSSVMNSTKNRKERIGRLLRMHADHREDVKLIQAGDIAATLGLKTTFTGDTLCDFGAPIILEAIDFPEPVISMAIEPKTTLDQDKLSLALRALAEEDPTFQIKTDEQTGQTILYGMGELHLDVLVDRMRREFKVAANIGKPRVAYRETITAPVQKAEGRFVRQTGGRGQYGHVVINLEPLPPGEGFVFENAIIGGIIPKEYIKPTEAGIREAMETGVLAGYPMVDVKASLIDGSFHEVDSSEMAFKIAGSMALKDGVMKGQPVLLEPIMALEIEAPEEYTGDIMGNLSARRGMIEGIEVRAGGIQSIKAYAPLAEMFGYATDLRSMTQGRGTFTMEFHHYDRVTQKIADEVLKGAR; encoded by the coding sequence ATGCGCTATCCACTTGAGCGGGTTCGCAATATCGGCATCATCGCACATATTGATGCCGGCAAAACGACCACCACCGAACGCATCCTATACTACACCGGCGTCATTCACCGCATGGGTGAAGTCCACGAAGGAACCGCCACCATGGATCACATGGTGCAGGAACAAGAACGCGGCATCACCATCACCTCCGCCGCCACCACCACCTTCTGGCTCGATCACCAGGTGAACATCATCGACACCCCCGGCCACATTGACTTCACCGCCGAAGTGCAACGCAGCCTGCGTGTACTCGATGGTGGCATCGTTGTCTTCGACGCAGTTGCCGGTGTACAACCTCAATCGGAAACAGTCTGGCGGCAGGCCAATGATTACGGCGTACCCCGCATCTGCTTCATCAACAAAATGGACCGCGTGGGTGCTGATTTCGACCGCGCCGTCGGTATGATCCGCGACCGTCTGAAGGGCAATCCCATCCCCGTGCATTTCCCTCTGGGCGCGGAAAGTGATTTCTACGCCGTCGTAGACCTCCTTTCTATGGAGGCTATCGAATGGCACGAAGATGACCTGGGCGCGCATCCCGTGGTCGTGCCCATCCCCGAAGAGTTCGAGGAAGCGGCCGCCATCGCCCACGCGCAGCTCGTTGAAAGCATCGTAGAGCTGGACGACGAACTGATGATGCGCTACCTGGAAGAAGAACCCATCGCCGCCGACGAACTCAAGGCAGCCCTGCGTGCGGCCACGCTGCGCGGCGTGGCAACCCCAGTCTTGTGTGGCACGGCCCTGCGAAACAAAGGTATTCAGGAAGTCCTGGACGCCGTTGTGGACTACCTCCCTTCTCCGCTGGACGTTCCCCCGATGCAGGGCGTCAATCCCGTCACGGACGCGCCTGAAGACCGCATCCCCAGCGACGATGCCCCCTTCTCCGCCCTCGTCTTCAAAATCGTCACCGACCCCTATGTCGGCAGACTGGCTTACTTCCGCGTCTACTCGGGAACCGTCGCCGTCGGCAGTTCGGTCATGAACAGCACCAAGAACCGTAAAGAACGCATTGGTCGCCTGCTGCGCATGCATGCCGACCACCGCGAAGACGTAAAACTCATTCAGGCGGGCGATATTGCCGCCACGTTGGGACTGAAAACGACCTTTACCGGCGACACGCTGTGCGATTTCGGGGCGCCTATTATCCTGGAAGCCATTGACTTTCCAGAACCCGTCATTTCCATGGCGATTGAACCGAAGACCACGCTTGACCAGGACAAACTCTCCCTCGCTCTGCGCGCACTCGCCGAAGAGGACCCCACATTCCAGATAAAGACGGATGAGCAAACCGGCCAGACCATTCTCTACGGGATGGGCGAATTGCACCTGGACGTTCTCGTTGACCGGATGCGACGCGAATTCAAAGTGGCAGCAAACATTGGCAAACCCCGCGTGGCTTATCGGGAAACGATCACCGCTCCCGTACAGAAGGCGGAGGGGCGCTTCGTGCGCCAGACGGGCGGCCGCGGTCAGTACGGGCATGTCGTAATCAATCTTGAACCGCTGCCTCCGGGCGAAGGGTTCGTATTTGAAAACGCCATCATTGGCGGGATCATTCCTAAAGAGTACATCAAGCCAACAGAAGCAGGTATCCGTGAGGCGATGGAAACCGGCGTTTTAGCCGGCTACCCCATGGTGGACGTAAAGGCCTCCCTGATTGACGGCTCTTTCCATGAAGTAGACTCCTCGGAAATGGCTTTCAAGATCGCCGGCTCCATGGCCCTCAAAGATGGGGTGATGAAAGGGCAGCCCGTTCTGCTGGAGCCTATCATGGCCCTGGAAATCGAAGCGCCAGAAGAGTACACGGGCGACATCATGGGAAACCTGTCGGCGCGGCGCGGCATGATCGAAGGCATTGAAGTCCGCGCCGGGGGGATTCAATCGATTAAGGCGTACGCGCCACTGGCGGAGATGTTTGGCTATGCGACTGATTTGCGATCCATGACGCAGGGACGCGGCACGTTCACAATGGAGTTCCACCATTATGATCGCGTCACGCAGAAAATAGCTGATGAGGTGCTCAAAGGGGCGCGTTGA
- a CDS encoding prephenate dehydrogenase/arogenate dehydrogenase family protein has protein sequence MKAQRVSIIGLDRIGASFALALKRPELKLKRVGFDLDAPLAKEAEKKGIIDESRWNLIGAVAGADIVILSLPAFALETTLRQIGQDVQEHTLILDASDAKGLGQKWAAQYLRQGHYVGVKPVLAANMLADGRVGLEAATPDLFRDSVMCLMPAARAEEKAVETAINIGLLVGAQPYFLDPHEYDSLAQGVDTIPGLLSAALFRAITQATGWRDILRFAGPTFALGTAALRQPDLGYQAIQNKAATLRWLESIINELRAMQQQIYEGESETLDALLQQLAIEREEWLRQRARNDWQEFPLNNIDPLTMRERLLGSRRKKSDN, from the coding sequence ATGAAAGCACAAAGAGTATCCATCATCGGCCTGGACCGCATCGGCGCGTCTTTCGCTCTGGCGCTCAAACGGCCTGAACTCAAACTGAAACGAGTCGGCTTTGACCTGGATGCGCCGCTGGCCAAAGAAGCGGAAAAGAAAGGCATCATTGATGAAAGCCGCTGGAATCTCATCGGCGCGGTGGCGGGGGCGGATATTGTAATCCTGTCTCTGCCGGCATTTGCCCTGGAAACCACCCTGCGCCAGATCGGCCAGGACGTGCAGGAGCATACCCTCATTCTCGATGCCTCCGACGCCAAAGGACTGGGGCAAAAATGGGCCGCGCAGTACCTACGGCAAGGGCACTACGTCGGCGTCAAGCCCGTACTGGCCGCCAACATGCTGGCCGATGGCCGCGTCGGGCTGGAGGCGGCCACCCCGGATCTGTTTCGGGACTCGGTGATGTGCTTAATGCCGGCAGCACGCGCCGAAGAAAAAGCCGTGGAAACCGCCATCAACATCGGCCTCCTCGTCGGCGCGCAACCCTACTTCCTCGATCCCCACGAATACGACAGCCTCGCGCAAGGCGTAGACACCATCCCCGGCCTCCTCTCCGCCGCCCTCTTCCGCGCCATTACCCAGGCCACCGGCTGGCGCGATATACTCCGCTTTGCCGGCCCCACGTTTGCCCTCGGAACCGCTGCCTTGCGCCAGCCCGACCTGGGCTATCAAGCCATCCAAAACAAGGCGGCCACCCTCCGCTGGCTGGAAAGCATCATTAACGAACTGCGCGCCATGCAGCAGCAAATATACGAAGGGGAATCAGAAACGCTGGACGCGCTGCTTCAACAACTAGCCATCGAACGCGAGGAATGGTTGCGCCAGCGTGCCCGCAACGACTGGCAAGAATTTCCCCTTAACAACATTGATCCCCTGACCATGCGTGAACGCCTCCTGGGGAGCCGCCGTAAAAAAAGCGACAACTGA
- the tuf gene encoding elongation factor Tu, whose protein sequence is MGKEKFVREKPHVNIGTIGHIDHGKTTLTAAITKTLSLKGWADFRAFDQIDNAPEEKERGITIAIAHVEYETEHRHYAHVDCPGHRDYIKNMITGAAQMDGAILVVAAPDGPMPQTREHVLLARQVEVPAMVIFLNKCDMMDDEELLELVELELRELLDIYEFPGDETPIVRGSALHALECESKDPDAPEYACIWELMRVVDEYIPQPERDVEKPFLMPVEDVFSIKGRGTVVTGRAERGVLKPGEEVEIVGLRDDIRKVIVTSMEMFHKTLDKVEAGDNAGLLLRGVGRDEVERGQVLAKPKSITPHKKFEGEVYVLRKDEGGRHKAFFPGYRPQFYIRTMDVTGTITLPEGVEMVMPGDNVNMLVELITPVALEAGGRFAIREGGVTVGAGVITKILE, encoded by the coding sequence ATGGGCAAAGAGAAATTTGTACGTGAGAAACCACATGTCAATATCGGCACCATTGGTCACATTGACCATGGTAAGACCACGCTCACCGCGGCCATCACCAAGACGCTGTCCCTGAAGGGATGGGCGGATTTCCGCGCCTTCGACCAGATTGACAACGCGCCAGAAGAAAAAGAGCGCGGTATCACCATCGCCATCGCCCATGTCGAATACGAGACGGAGCATCGCCACTACGCGCACGTAGACTGCCCGGGGCATCGTGACTACATCAAGAACATGATCACGGGCGCGGCGCAGATGGACGGCGCAATTCTGGTGGTGGCGGCGCCGGACGGGCCAATGCCGCAGACGCGGGAACATGTGCTGTTGGCGCGGCAGGTGGAAGTGCCGGCCATGGTCATCTTCCTGAACAAATGCGACATGATGGATGACGAGGAGCTGTTGGAACTGGTGGAATTGGAACTGCGGGAACTGCTGGACATCTACGAGTTCCCTGGGGACGAGACCCCCATCGTGCGCGGCAGCGCGCTCCATGCGCTGGAGTGCGAGAGCAAAGACCCGGACGCGCCGGAGTATGCCTGCATCTGGGAGTTGATGCGCGTGGTGGATGAGTACATTCCGCAGCCAGAGCGAGACGTGGAAAAGCCGTTCCTGATGCCGGTGGAAGACGTGTTCTCCATCAAGGGGCGGGGAACGGTGGTCACGGGTCGCGCGGAGCGCGGCGTGCTCAAGCCGGGCGAGGAAGTAGAAATCGTCGGGCTGCGCGACGACATCCGCAAGGTGATTGTGACCTCGATGGAGATGTTCCACAAGACGCTGGACAAGGTGGAAGCGGGCGACAATGCTGGCTTGCTCCTGCGCGGTGTGGGACGTGACGAGGTGGAGCGCGGTCAAGTGCTGGCGAAGCCGAAGAGCATCACGCCACACAAGAAGTTTGAAGGGGAAGTGTACGTGCTGCGCAAGGACGAAGGGGGACGGCACAAGGCGTTCTTCCCCGGGTATCGGCCGCAGTTCTACATCCGCACGATGGACGTGACGGGTACGATTACGCTTCCCGAAGGTGTGGAAATGGTGATGCCGGGCGACAACGTGAACATGCTGGTGGAGTTGATTACGCCGGTGGCGTTGGAAGCGGGTGGTCGTTTCGCTATCCGTGAAGGCGGCGTGACCGTGGGCGCCGGCGTCATTACGAAGATTTTGGAGTAG
- the rpsG gene encoding 30S ribosomal protein S7, which yields MARRYRPEKRDVDPDLRYQSVHVSMFINRLMHSGKKSTAERLFYDSMDMIEERTNRPGIEIFDEAMQNVAPHIEVRPRRVGGSTYQVPIEVAPDRRITLAMRWLIAAARNRGGKSMASKLANEFMDAATKQGAAVKRREDTHRMAEANRAFAHYRF from the coding sequence ATGGCGAGACGTTATCGGCCCGAAAAACGAGATGTTGATCCTGACCTTCGCTACCAGAGCGTTCATGTGTCCATGTTTATCAATCGCCTGATGCACAGCGGCAAAAAAAGCACGGCGGAACGGCTGTTTTACGATAGCATGGATATGATTGAGGAGCGCACCAATCGCCCCGGGATCGAGATATTTGATGAAGCGATGCAAAATGTCGCGCCGCACATTGAAGTGCGTCCGCGCCGCGTAGGCGGCTCGACCTATCAGGTTCCAATTGAGGTCGCACCGGATCGACGCATCACGCTGGCAATGCGCTGGCTGATCGCTGCCGCCCGCAACCGCGGCGGCAAGTCCATGGCGTCCAAACTGGCAAATGAGTTCATGGATGCCGCGACGAAACAAGGGGCGGCAGTGAAGCGGCGTGAAGATACACACCGCATGGCAGAAGCAAATCGTGCTTTTGCTCATTATCGCTTTTAG
- the rpsL gene encoding 30S ribosomal protein S12, which yields MPTINQLVRKGRQEKTKKSTAPALQWTFNTYKQRRTQQPKGAPQKRGVCTQVKTATPKKPNSALRKVARVRLSNGIEVTAYIPGEGHRLQDHSVVLVRGGRVKDLPGVRYHIVRGTLDADGVENRKKGRSKYGTKAPKK from the coding sequence GTGCCAACCATCAATCAACTTGTACGCAAAGGGCGACAGGAAAAAACGAAGAAAAGTACCGCGCCAGCTTTGCAGTGGACCTTTAACACGTACAAACAACGTCGGACGCAGCAGCCAAAGGGTGCGCCCCAAAAGCGCGGCGTCTGCACGCAGGTGAAAACGGCCACTCCTAAGAAACCTAATTCCGCTTTGCGGAAAGTTGCCCGTGTGCGTCTTTCCAATGGCATTGAAGTGACTGCCTACATCCCCGGCGAAGGCCACCGCCTGCAAGACCACTCCGTTGTGTTGGTGCGTGGTGGTCGCGTGAAGGACCTGCCTGGCGTGCGCTATCATATCGTCCGCGGGACGTTGGATGCCGATGGCGTGGAAAATCGTAAGAAAGGTCGGTCCAAATACGGAACCAAAGCGCCCAAGAAGTAG
- a CDS encoding glycosyltransferase family 4 protein: MPSRPFNILMIAPTSFFADYGGHIRILEEARVLQASGHRVTIVTYDKGKDVPGLTIHRTPALPWHADYEVGSSRHKLALDAYLAIKSLRVMGMVKPDIVHGHMHEGALLGWPLATIWRVPLVFDFQGSLTGEMVDHHFLDPHGRLFPWMFRLEKFIANLPDAILTSSLRAQDLLMDKFQVPSRRIHPLPDCANLTRFDPTQFSPEAKQRLRRQLGIPPERPLVVYLGLLADYQGTDHLLQAAARLRRAGHNIHFLIMGFPNVDHYQRMAADLGVADHVTLTGRVDYEDAPARLALGDVAVSAKMSKTEGSGKVLNYMAMGLPVVAYDTRVHRDYLGEGGVYAPLGDVESLTQGLLALCQDGARRQELGAKLRRRAQEHFSWEAAGKTILELYTRLTRQHVVL; this comes from the coding sequence ATGCCGTCCAGACCATTCAACATCTTAATGATTGCCCCCACCTCCTTCTTTGCCGACTACGGTGGGCACATTCGTATCCTGGAGGAAGCGCGCGTGCTGCAAGCGTCCGGGCATCGGGTCACCATCGTCACCTACGATAAAGGAAAGGACGTCCCTGGTCTCACCATTCACCGCACGCCCGCCCTTCCCTGGCACGCCGATTACGAAGTCGGCTCATCACGGCACAAGCTGGCACTCGACGCATACCTGGCCATCAAAAGCCTGCGCGTCATGGGCATGGTCAAGCCCGACATCGTACACGGGCACATGCACGAGGGCGCTCTACTTGGCTGGCCACTGGCGACCATTTGGCGCGTGCCCCTCGTCTTCGACTTTCAGGGCAGCCTCACCGGCGAAATGGTCGATCACCACTTCCTCGATCCCCATGGGCGGCTATTTCCCTGGATGTTTCGGCTGGAAAAGTTCATCGCCAACCTGCCGGACGCCATCCTCACCAGTTCGCTACGCGCACAAGATTTGTTGATGGACAAGTTCCAGGTGCCCTCGCGCCGCATCCATCCTCTGCCCGACTGCGCCAACCTGACCCGATTTGATCCGACGCAATTCAGCCCGGAAGCAAAGCAGCGGCTGCGGCGGCAACTGGGCATTCCCCCAGAGCGACCGTTGGTCGTGTACCTGGGGCTGCTGGCCGACTACCAGGGCACGGATCATCTGCTGCAAGCCGCGGCACGGTTGCGCCGGGCCGGGCACAACATCCACTTCCTGATCATGGGCTTCCCCAATGTAGACCACTATCAGCGCATGGCCGCGGACCTGGGCGTAGCCGATCACGTCACCCTCACCGGCCGGGTTGATTATGAGGACGCGCCCGCGCGGCTGGCGTTAGGCGACGTGGCCGTCTCCGCCAAGATGTCCAAGACGGAAGGGAGCGGCAAGGTACTCAACTACATGGCTATGGGGTTGCCTGTGGTGGCCTATGACACGCGCGTGCATCGGGATTATCTGGGTGAGGGCGGCGTATATGCGCCGCTGGGAGACGTGGAAAGCCTGACGCAAGGGCTGCTGGCTTTGTGTCAGGATGGCGCGCGCCGCCAGGAACTGGGCGCAAAACTGCGTCGGCGCGCACAGGAGCATTTCAGTTGGGAAGCTGCCGGCAAAACCATTTTGGAGCTGTACACCCGCTTGACAAGGCAGCATGTAGTGCTATAA